CGCGGGTTTGGACTGGGTGACCCTGGCAACACAGCTCTATGAAGGAGACGTGGCGGAGGAAGCTCGTCGCTTGTTTCCGGATCCGGACTTGCCCGATGAGCCACACGTGGGCCCCGGGTTGGTGTTCTTCCACCTGCTGGGGTTGATTTCGTAGCCTCAAGCCCGAGCAGCACCGCGCCTCCCGCCCCCCTCTACTCCACTCGCTGGTGCCGGACGGTGTCTTCGTGCCGCGGGAGGGCGGCGTGCGCTTCGAGGCGTTGCCGCCGCCCACGCAAGGTGAGGTGGAGCAGTTGCTGAGGGTGGTGCGTCATCGGGTGCTGCGCCTGCTGGAGAAAAGAGGAGCCCTGCCCGCGCAAGGGCCCGAGGACGCGCTGCAGGCGTACCAGGCGCACTCCCAACAGCAACGGCTGCGCTGGACGGAGGTGGACGTCCGGCCCCCTCCCCGAAAGCAGCCCCGGTGCGCCTTGCTGGGCTGGCCCCGGCGCACGGGCCCCTCCACGCCTCGTGGTGTTGAAACTCAAGCCGCCAGCGCCAACAGAGCCAGGCCCCTGCCGCGCACCTCATGGGAGGGCGGCCTGGGCCGGCGTGTACCCCAAGGGGCAACGCGGCTTCTCCTCCCGCCTGGCTCACTGCTCGGGCGGGCCCCCGTCAGCGGCCCTCCTCGCCACCTCCGCTCCTGGCCGCCACCTCTCTACAGGGCTCCTATCCGTCCTATACTTCACACCGTGTCGTGGTCGGGCCTCTCTCCTCCCGTCAGGTACCGGAAGGCGATGTCCGTCTCGCACCGCCGCTCAATCTCCCGGCTGCTCGTAATGCCACGCGCATACGCGTACATGAGCAGCAGCGTCATCATCACCGGATGGTAGGGCGGCTGGCCGCACTCCTTCGTGTACGCACCCAGAATGCCGCTGAAGTCGAGCGTCTTCCTCAAATCCACGAAGAAGCACGCCAGGTGCTCTTCTCCCAGCACCTCCCGCGCGTACTGCGGCAGCAACTGCCCCTGCTCTGGCTGCCACTCCCGGAACGGCCTCGGCGAGGCGTAGCGGGCGGAGCTCCTCGACTCCTCCTCCCGCTCCGGCTTCTCACTGGCGGCAACATCCAACAGGTCGGCCTGCTCCGGCTTCTTCGTCGAGGTGGTGCTCATCTTCCACCTTCAACCAGAACTCGCCTCCCCTCTGAAGGACCACCTGGGGCGTCTCCCCTCTGGTCCACCCTCTACGGTGGGGTACTCCGACAAGCTCCTAGCCCGCCTGGAGATGGACTCCCGTGGCGACAGAGCCAGGGAACGCGCCAGAACGTGAAACCACAGCTCCATGTCGTTGACACTGGCGTTCGCAATGATTACAGATCAGCGTGTTGGTGACTCGGAACGGGCGCGCGTACTTCCCAAAGGGACCGCCCCAACCCAGGAAGAGCAACCAACATGCAACTCGGATGGCCCGGGCTCACTC
This is a stretch of genomic DNA from Archangium violaceum. It encodes these proteins:
- a CDS encoding transposase, with translation MSTTSTKKPEQADLLDVAASEKPEREEESRSSARYASPRPFREWQPEQGQLLPQYAREVLGEEHLACFFVDLRKTLDFSGILGAYTKECGQPPYHPVMMTLLLMYAYARGITSSREIERRCETDIAFRYLTGGERPDHDTV